The following proteins come from a genomic window of Paramisgurnus dabryanus chromosome 19, PD_genome_1.1, whole genome shotgun sequence:
- the LOC135783562 gene encoding uncharacterized protein: protein MCIWMCSWLLLCFCISATHANILTQSPGLIHVSMGNTVKLKCTFENKVNFCYTTSWYKINPRTNKLVPITYIRSESDEEDDKTCILRIKNLTLKDSGMYYCNGQHNSITFIGSGSKVIITDHSEPKLSILYSPNEMDTSVVPLQCLVSGVVPSKVRVVWMIGEKERAGWTESAWTDDTDSATEFTRAHLSLPVEEWNSGDEINCTAVYDGKNISKTLIKWEHPGSKQMCSLLLFGGCGAAALSLVVTILISVSLYREMHVSKTSRGLKRKDAHYKISSFDKKSTLREESSSVVGVSVDHQLMEKC, encoded by the exons ATGTGTATCTGGATGTGCTCTTGGCTACTGTTATGTTTTTGCATTTCTGCTACACATG CGAACATCTTGACTCAATCTCCAGGACTCATACACGTGTCAATGGGTAACACAGTTAAATTAAAGTGTACATTTGAAAACAAAGTTAACTTCTGTTATACCACCTCTTGGTATAAAATAAATCCAAGAACGAATAAACTTGTGCCGATAACGTATATCAGGTCTGAAAGCGATGAGGAAGATGATAAAACTTGCATTTTAAGAATCAAAAACTTGACCCTAAAGGATTCAGGCATGTATTATTGCAATGGCCAGCATAATTCAATAACTTTTATCGGAAGTGGAAGCAAGGTGATCATTACAG ATCACTCTGAACCAAAACTATCCATCCTCTACTCACCCAATGAGATGGATACATCAGTGGTCCCACTGCAGTGCCTTGTGAGTGGAGTTGTCCCGTCTAAGGTCCGTGTGGTCTGGATGATCGGTGAAAAAGAGCGCGCTGGATGGACCGAGTCAGCCTGGACAGACGACACAGATTCAGCCACAGAGTTCACTCGTGCTCATCTTTCTCTACCTGTAGAGGAGTGGAACAGCGGTGATGAAATTAACTGCACTGCTGTTTATGATGGCAAAAACATCTCCAAAACTCTGATAAAATGGG AACATCCAGGATCCAAACAAATGTGCTCGTTGCTTCTGTTCGGCGGCTGCGGAGCTGCAGCCCTTAGCTTGGTTGTAACCATTTTGATCTCTGTGTCTTTATACCGAG AAATGCATGTGTCAAAAACATCCAGAGG GTTAAAACGAAAAGATGCGCATTACAAAATTTCTAGCTTTG ATAAAAAGAGTACACTGAGAGAAGAGAGTTCATCTGTAGTG ggTGTCAGCGTAGACCATCAGCTGATGGAAAAGtgttga